One genomic window of Punica granatum isolate Tunisia-2019 chromosome 1, ASM765513v2, whole genome shotgun sequence includes the following:
- the LOC116192318 gene encoding isoamylase 3, chloroplastic isoform X2 → MATFVYSRQRISMLQSPFCETNSANKLAPFSYTGVAVNSSGLGASQVLHMGVKSSKLASGCYGRGLSGKTRGGVDSCWTKVYGRRAQERVLEEEAPQTSEAPGPFKLFPGQAFPLGVSEVDNGINFAVFSQNATAVTLCLSLPSSGKVGTSDDGMIELGLDPRENKTGDIWHICIEGLPRRSVLYGYRMDGPRNWRDGHRFDSNIMLIDPYAKLVEGRRIFGDSSQKLSKFMGTYDFDSLPFDWGDDIKLPNIPEKDLVIYEMNVRAFTADESSGLDVNTRGSYLGVIEKIPHLLELGVNAVELLPVFEFDEFEFQRCRNPRDHMINTWGYSTINFFSPMSRYASSGGGPVNASQEFKEMVKALHNSGIEVILDVVYNHTNEADDEHPNTTSFRGIDNKVYYMLDLNNGGRLLNFSGCGNTLNCNHPVVMELILDSLRHWVTEYHVDGFRFDLASVLCRGTDGSPLSAPPLIRAIAKDATLSRCKIIAEPWDCGGLYLVGGFPNWDRWAEWNGKYRDDMRRFIKGDAGMKGIFATRVSGSADLYKVNKRKPYHSINFVIAHDGFTLYDLVSYNFKHNDANGEGGNDGCNDNYSWNCGAEGETDDANIKALRSRQMKNFHLALMVSQGTPMMMMGDEYGHTRYGNNNSYGHDTGINNFQWRQLDERRKSHFRFFSEAIKFRKTHSVFRHEDFLKKGDVKWHEDNWDNPESKFLAFTLHGENGGDIYLAFNAHDYFVKVSIPPPPQNRSWYRVVDTNLFSPDDFISEGVSGIGSTYKIAPYSSILLEAKPAA, encoded by the exons ATGGCCACTTTTGTTTACTCCCGGCAACGAATCAGCATGCTCCAATCACCCTTCTGTGAAACTAACTCCGCTAATAAGCTTGCGCCGTTCTCCTACACCGGCGTTGCCGTTAACAGTTCCGGGCTCGGTGCTTCTCAGGTTCTTCATATGGG GGTGAAGTCGAGTAAACTGGCATCGGGTTGCTATGGGCGAGGACTCTCTGGGAAG ACGAGGGGTGGGGTTGATTCTTGCTGGACCAAAGTCTATGGTCGTCGTGCTCAAGAACGTGTCCTTGAG GAGGAAGCCCCACAAACATCAGAGGCTCCGGGGCCCTTCAAACTATTTCCAGGGCAGGCATTTCCTCTAGGGGTGTCGGAAGTCGACAATGGGATAAATTTTGCTGTATTTTCTCAGAATGCCACTGCAGTCACACTTTGCCTCTCACTTCCGAGCAG TGGAAAGGTTGGCACATCAGATGATGGAATGATAGAGCTGGGTTTGGATCCTCGTGAGAATAAAACTGGAGACATTTGGCACATATGCATAGAG GGTTTGCCTCGTCGTAGCGTTCTCTATGGTTATCGAATGGATGGTCCTCGAAATTGGCGTGATGGGCATCGATTTGACAGCAACATCATGCTCATCGACCCTTATGCAAAACTCGTGGAAGGGCGTCGCATATTTGGAGATTCTAGTCAAAAGTTGTCCAAGTTTATGGGGACTTATGATTTTGACAGCTTGCCGTTTGACTGGGGTGATGATATCAAGTTGCCTAACATACCTGAG AAAGATCTTGTTATATATGAAATGAATGTTCGTGCATTTACAGCTGATGAATCTAGTGGCTTAGATGTAAATACACGTGGCAGCTACCTCGGGGTGATTGAAAAG ATCCCTCACCTTTTGGAGCTTGGAGTCAATGCAGTTGAATTGCTGCCTGTCTTTGAGTTTGATGAATTTGAGTTTCAGAGGTGCCGAAATCCCAGAGATCATATG ATCAATACGTGGGGATACTCCACGATAAACTTCTTTTCTCCTATGAGCCGATATGCAAGCTCTGGCGGGGGGCCCGTTAATGCTTCCCAGGAGTTCAAGGAAATGGTTAAAGCGTTGCACAACTCTGGAATCGAG GTCATTTTGGATGTTGTCTACAATCACACGAATGAGGCTGATGATGAACATCCTAACACTACTTCATTTCGTGGTATAGACAATAAG GTTTATTACATGTTGGACTTAAATAACGGTGGCaggcttttaaatttttctggCTGCg GAAATACATTAAATTGTAACCATCCTGTTGTCATGGAACTCATCCTTGACAGTTTGAGGCATTG GGTTACTGAGTACCATGTCGATGGATTTAGATTTGATCTTGCAAGTGTTCTGTGTCGAGGAACAGATGGTTCGCCACTTAGTGCGCCGCCCTTGATAAGG GCAATTGCCAAGGATGCTACCTTATCACGGTGCAAAATCATTGCGGAACCATGGGACTGTGGAGGCCTTTACCTTGTTGGGGGATTTCCTAATTGGGACCG ATGGGCTGAATGGAACGGGAAATACCGCGATGATATGAGACGGTTTATAAAG GGTGATGCTGGTATGAAGGGAATTTTTGCCACTCGGGTTTCAGGGTCTGCAGACCTGTACAAG GTCAATAAGCGGAAGCCCTATCATAGcataaattttgttattgCACACGACGGGTTTACACTATACGACCTTGTGTCCTACAATTTTAAG CATAATGATGCTAATGGAGAGGGTGGAAATGATGGGTGCAACGATAACTACAGTTGGAATTGTGGCGCCGAAG GAGAGACCGATGATGCCAATATTAAGGCCCTACGCTCCAGGCAGATGAAAAACTTCCACCTGGCGCTAATGGTCTCTCAG GGAACGccaatgatgatgatgggagATGAATATGGGCATACAAGGTATGGGAATAACAACAGCTACGGACACGATACTGGTATTAACAATTTCCAATGGCGTCAA TTGGACGAGAGGAGGAAAAGCCACTTCAGGTTCTTCTCCGAGGCGATAAAGTTTCGGAAGACGCATTCTGTGTTTCGCCATGAAGATTTCCTCAAGAAA GGTGATGTGAAATGGCACGAGGACAACTGGGACAACCCCGAGAGCAAGTTTCTGGCATTCAC GCTTCATGGAGAAAATGGAGGAGACATTTATTTAGCGTTCAATGCCCACGATTACTTCGTTAAAGTTTCGATCCCGCCACCTCCCCAGAACAGGAGCTGGTACCGTGTG GTGGACACTAACCTATTCTCACCGGACGACTTCATCTCCGAGGGCGTTTCGGGCATCGGAAGCACCTACAAAATCGCGCCCTACTCTTCAATTCTTCTTGAAGCGAAACCTGCTGCATAA
- the LOC116192318 gene encoding isoamylase 3, chloroplastic isoform X1 → MATFVYSRQRISMLQSPFCETNSANKLAPFSYTGVAVNSSGLGASQVLHMGVKSSKLASGCYGRGLSGKTRGGVDSCWTKVYGRRAQERVLEEEAPQTSEAPGPFKLFPGQAFPLGVSEVDNGINFAVFSQNATAVTLCLSLPSSGKVGTSDDGMIELGLDPRENKTGDIWHICIEGLPRRSVLYGYRMDGPRNWRDGHRFDSNIMLIDPYAKLVEGRRIFGDSSQKLSKFMGTYDFDSLPFDWGDDIKLPNIPEKDLVIYEMNVRAFTADESSGLDVNTRGSYLGVIEKIPHLLELGVNAVELLPVFEFDEFEFQRCRNPRDHMINTWGYSTINFFSPMSRYASSGGGPVNASQEFKEMVKALHNSGIEVILDVVYNHTNEADDEHPNTTSFRGIDNKVYYMLDLNNGGRLLNFSGCGNTLNCNHPVVMELILDSLRHWVTEYHVDGFRFDLASVLCRGTDGSPLSAPPLIRAIAKDATLSRCKIIAEPWDCGGLYLVGGFPNWDRWAEWNGKYRDDMRRFIKGDAGMKGIFATRVSGSADLYKVNKRKPYHSINFVIAHDGFTLYDLVSYNFKHNDANGEGGNDGCNDNYSWNCGAEGETDDANIKALRSRQMKNFHLALMVSQGTPMMMMGDEYGHTRYGNNNSYGHDTGINNFQWRQVSCLFFLPISLFLRCIHINYDDQSHDSKIYYILSLRQLDERRKSHFRFFSEAIKFRKTHSVFRHEDFLKKGDVKWHEDNWDNPESKFLAFTLHGENGGDIYLAFNAHDYFVKVSIPPPPQNRSWYRVVDTNLFSPDDFISEGVSGIGSTYKIAPYSSILLEAKPAA, encoded by the exons ATGGCCACTTTTGTTTACTCCCGGCAACGAATCAGCATGCTCCAATCACCCTTCTGTGAAACTAACTCCGCTAATAAGCTTGCGCCGTTCTCCTACACCGGCGTTGCCGTTAACAGTTCCGGGCTCGGTGCTTCTCAGGTTCTTCATATGGG GGTGAAGTCGAGTAAACTGGCATCGGGTTGCTATGGGCGAGGACTCTCTGGGAAG ACGAGGGGTGGGGTTGATTCTTGCTGGACCAAAGTCTATGGTCGTCGTGCTCAAGAACGTGTCCTTGAG GAGGAAGCCCCACAAACATCAGAGGCTCCGGGGCCCTTCAAACTATTTCCAGGGCAGGCATTTCCTCTAGGGGTGTCGGAAGTCGACAATGGGATAAATTTTGCTGTATTTTCTCAGAATGCCACTGCAGTCACACTTTGCCTCTCACTTCCGAGCAG TGGAAAGGTTGGCACATCAGATGATGGAATGATAGAGCTGGGTTTGGATCCTCGTGAGAATAAAACTGGAGACATTTGGCACATATGCATAGAG GGTTTGCCTCGTCGTAGCGTTCTCTATGGTTATCGAATGGATGGTCCTCGAAATTGGCGTGATGGGCATCGATTTGACAGCAACATCATGCTCATCGACCCTTATGCAAAACTCGTGGAAGGGCGTCGCATATTTGGAGATTCTAGTCAAAAGTTGTCCAAGTTTATGGGGACTTATGATTTTGACAGCTTGCCGTTTGACTGGGGTGATGATATCAAGTTGCCTAACATACCTGAG AAAGATCTTGTTATATATGAAATGAATGTTCGTGCATTTACAGCTGATGAATCTAGTGGCTTAGATGTAAATACACGTGGCAGCTACCTCGGGGTGATTGAAAAG ATCCCTCACCTTTTGGAGCTTGGAGTCAATGCAGTTGAATTGCTGCCTGTCTTTGAGTTTGATGAATTTGAGTTTCAGAGGTGCCGAAATCCCAGAGATCATATG ATCAATACGTGGGGATACTCCACGATAAACTTCTTTTCTCCTATGAGCCGATATGCAAGCTCTGGCGGGGGGCCCGTTAATGCTTCCCAGGAGTTCAAGGAAATGGTTAAAGCGTTGCACAACTCTGGAATCGAG GTCATTTTGGATGTTGTCTACAATCACACGAATGAGGCTGATGATGAACATCCTAACACTACTTCATTTCGTGGTATAGACAATAAG GTTTATTACATGTTGGACTTAAATAACGGTGGCaggcttttaaatttttctggCTGCg GAAATACATTAAATTGTAACCATCCTGTTGTCATGGAACTCATCCTTGACAGTTTGAGGCATTG GGTTACTGAGTACCATGTCGATGGATTTAGATTTGATCTTGCAAGTGTTCTGTGTCGAGGAACAGATGGTTCGCCACTTAGTGCGCCGCCCTTGATAAGG GCAATTGCCAAGGATGCTACCTTATCACGGTGCAAAATCATTGCGGAACCATGGGACTGTGGAGGCCTTTACCTTGTTGGGGGATTTCCTAATTGGGACCG ATGGGCTGAATGGAACGGGAAATACCGCGATGATATGAGACGGTTTATAAAG GGTGATGCTGGTATGAAGGGAATTTTTGCCACTCGGGTTTCAGGGTCTGCAGACCTGTACAAG GTCAATAAGCGGAAGCCCTATCATAGcataaattttgttattgCACACGACGGGTTTACACTATACGACCTTGTGTCCTACAATTTTAAG CATAATGATGCTAATGGAGAGGGTGGAAATGATGGGTGCAACGATAACTACAGTTGGAATTGTGGCGCCGAAG GAGAGACCGATGATGCCAATATTAAGGCCCTACGCTCCAGGCAGATGAAAAACTTCCACCTGGCGCTAATGGTCTCTCAG GGAACGccaatgatgatgatgggagATGAATATGGGCATACAAGGTATGGGAATAACAACAGCTACGGACACGATACTGGTATTAACAATTTCCAATGGCGTCAAGTGAGTtgtctttttttccttcccatCTCTCTGTTTCTCCGCTGTATCCATATAAATTATGATGATCAATCACATGAcagtaaaatatattatatcctTTCTCTGAGACAGTTGGACGAGAGGAGGAAAAGCCACTTCAGGTTCTTCTCCGAGGCGATAAAGTTTCGGAAGACGCATTCTGTGTTTCGCCATGAAGATTTCCTCAAGAAA GGTGATGTGAAATGGCACGAGGACAACTGGGACAACCCCGAGAGCAAGTTTCTGGCATTCAC GCTTCATGGAGAAAATGGAGGAGACATTTATTTAGCGTTCAATGCCCACGATTACTTCGTTAAAGTTTCGATCCCGCCACCTCCCCAGAACAGGAGCTGGTACCGTGTG GTGGACACTAACCTATTCTCACCGGACGACTTCATCTCCGAGGGCGTTTCGGGCATCGGAAGCACCTACAAAATCGCGCCCTACTCTTCAATTCTTCTTGAAGCGAAACCTGCTGCATAA